Proteins from a genomic interval of Zingiber officinale cultivar Zhangliang chromosome 1B, Zo_v1.1, whole genome shotgun sequence:
- the LOC121980858 gene encoding protein LAZ1-like isoform X3, protein MGLIEKLYLNLLSYSTPGWAAAIGGILVVITLFLSMFLLFQHLSSYRNPEEQKFLVGVILMVPCYSIESYVSLVNPSISVDCEILRDCYEAFAMYCFGRYLVACLGGEERTIEFLNRQGGVTSKTTLLQNAFEKGVIKHPFPMNYFLKPWRLSEWFYQNIKIGIVQYMIIKTFTAILAVVLEAFGVYCEGEFKWKCGYTYMAVVLNFSQSWALYCLVLFYAATKDELAHIKPLAKFLMFKSIVFLTWWQGVAIALLYSWGLFKSPIAQSLQFKSSVQDFIICIEYRCLLLRLCISTCSLLNRTS, encoded by the exons ATGGGTTTGATAGAGAAGCTCTACTTAAATCTATTATCTTATTCCACACCTGGATGGGCCGCTGCTATTGGTGGTATCTTGGTTGTTATCACGCTGTTTCTCTCCATGTTCCTTCTATTTCAGCACCTCTCCTCATACAGAAATCCAGAG GAGCAGAAGTTTCTAGTTGGTGTCATATTAATGGTCCCTTGCTATTCAATTGAATCG TATGTATCACTGGTGAATCCGTCCATCAGCGTTGATTGTGAGATTCTGCGAGATTGTTATGAGGCCTTTGCCATGTACTGCTTCGGAAGATACCTTGTTGCTTGCCTGG GTGGTGAAGAGAGaacaattgaatttttgaacaGACAAGGTGGTGTCACCTCTAAGACAACCTTACTACAGAATGCTTTTGAGAAGGGAGTAATAAAGCATCCTTTTCCAATGAACTATTTTTTGAAACCATGGAGATTAAGCGAGTGGTTTTACCAGAATATCAAGATTGGAATTGTTCAATAT ATGATAATAAAGACTTTTACTGCGATTTTAGCTGTGGTTCTTGAAGCTTTTGGAGTATATTGTGAAGGAGAGTTTAAGTGGAAATGTGG GTACACCTATATGGCTGTAGTTCTCAATTTCAGCCAGTCTTGGGCATTGTATTGTTTGGTCTTATTTTATGCTgctacaaaagatgaactagctCATATAAAGCCACTTGCCAAGTTCCTCATGTTCAAATCAATAGTTTTTCTAACATGGTGGCAAGGTGTGGCGATAGCTCTACTTTATAGTTGGGGTTTATTTAAAAGCCCCATTGCACAAAGTTTGCAGTTTAaatcaagtgtgcaggacttcATTATTTGTATAGAG TACAGATGTTTATTGCTTCGATTGTGCATCTCTACGTGTTCCCTGTTGAACCGTACAAGCTAA
- the LOC121980858 gene encoding protein LAZ1-like isoform X2, which translates to MYCFGRYLVACLGGEERTIEFLNRQGGVTSKTTLLQNAFEKGVIKHPFPMNYFLKPWRLSEWFYQNIKIGIVQYMIIKTFTAILAVVLEAFGVYCEGEFKWKCGYTYMAVVLNFSQSWALYCLVLFYAATKDELAHIKPLAKFLMFKSIVFLTWWQGVAIALLYSWGLFKSPIAQSLQFKSSVQDFIICIEMFIASIVHLYVFPVEPYKLMGERITGGVAVLGDYASLDCPLDPDEVRDSERPIKLRLPQPDLSSKNSTAIRESVRDVFVGGGEYIVNDLKFTVTHAVEPMGKGMKNFNKKLHKISENIRKHEKGKLKSKDDSSIGSSLPTSQVRGIDDPLLNGSVSDSTGKKGRRQLRKSGYRSAESGGENSDTGHGRFEVHGGRWITRD; encoded by the exons ATGTACTGCTTCGGAAGATACCTTGTTGCTTGCCTGG GTGGTGAAGAGAGaacaattgaatttttgaacaGACAAGGTGGTGTCACCTCTAAGACAACCTTACTACAGAATGCTTTTGAGAAGGGAGTAATAAAGCATCCTTTTCCAATGAACTATTTTTTGAAACCATGGAGATTAAGCGAGTGGTTTTACCAGAATATCAAGATTGGAATTGTTCAATAT ATGATAATAAAGACTTTTACTGCGATTTTAGCTGTGGTTCTTGAAGCTTTTGGAGTATATTGTGAAGGAGAGTTTAAGTGGAAATGTGG GTACACCTATATGGCTGTAGTTCTCAATTTCAGCCAGTCTTGGGCATTGTATTGTTTGGTCTTATTTTATGCTgctacaaaagatgaactagctCATATAAAGCCACTTGCCAAGTTCCTCATGTTCAAATCAATAGTTTTTCTAACATGGTGGCAAGGTGTGGCGATAGCTCTACTTTATAGTTGGGGTTTATTTAAAAGCCCCATTGCACAAAGTTTGCAGTTTAaatcaagtgtgcaggacttcATTATTTGTATAGAG ATGTTTATTGCTTCGATTGTGCATCTCTACGTGTTCCCTGTTGAACCGTACAAGCTAATGGGTGAACGAATTACTGGTGGTGTAGCTGTTCTTGGAGACTATGCATCTTTAGATTGCCCTTTAGATCCTGACGAGGTCAGGGACAGTGAGAGACCAATAAAGCTTAGGCTGCCCCAACCTGATCTTTCTAGCAAGAATTCCACAGCTATTAGAGAAAGTGTTCGGGATGTATTTGTTGGAGGAGGAGAATAT ATTGTGAATGATTTGAAGTTTACGGTCACGCATGCAGTGGAACCCATGGGGAAGGGTATGAAAAATTTCAACAAGAAGCTACACAAAATTTCAGAGAACATAAGAAAGCATGAAAAGGGTAAGTTAAAAAGCAAGGATGACAGTAGCATAGGTTCATCTTTGCCAACTAGCCAAGTTCGTGGAATCGATGATCCGCTCTTAAATGGAAGTGTTAGCGACAGTACAGGTAAGAAAGGAAGAAGGCAACTAAGGAAATCCGGATATAGAAGTGCAGAGAGTGGCGGAGAAAACAGTGATACTGGCCATGGTAGGTTTGAGGTGCATGGAGGCAGGTGGATCACTAGGGACTGA
- the LOC121980858 gene encoding protein LAZ1-like isoform X4, with protein sequence MGLIEKLYLNLLSYSTPGWAAAIGGILVVITLFLSMFLLFQHLSSYRNPEEQKFLVGVILMVPCYSIESYVSLVNPSISVDCEILRDCYEAFAMYCFGRYLVACLGGEERTIEFLNRQGGVTSKTTLLQNAFEKGVIKHPFPMNYFLKPWRLSEWFYQNIKIGIVQYMIIKTFTAILAVVLEAFGVYCEGEFKWKCGYTYMAVVLNFSQSWALYCLVLFYAATKDELAHIKPLAKFLMFKSIVFLTWWQGVAIALLYSWGLFKSPIAQSLQFKSSVQDFIICIEVAYYLQKASI encoded by the exons ATGGGTTTGATAGAGAAGCTCTACTTAAATCTATTATCTTATTCCACACCTGGATGGGCCGCTGCTATTGGTGGTATCTTGGTTGTTATCACGCTGTTTCTCTCCATGTTCCTTCTATTTCAGCACCTCTCCTCATACAGAAATCCAGAG GAGCAGAAGTTTCTAGTTGGTGTCATATTAATGGTCCCTTGCTATTCAATTGAATCG TATGTATCACTGGTGAATCCGTCCATCAGCGTTGATTGTGAGATTCTGCGAGATTGTTATGAGGCCTTTGCCATGTACTGCTTCGGAAGATACCTTGTTGCTTGCCTGG GTGGTGAAGAGAGaacaattgaatttttgaacaGACAAGGTGGTGTCACCTCTAAGACAACCTTACTACAGAATGCTTTTGAGAAGGGAGTAATAAAGCATCCTTTTCCAATGAACTATTTTTTGAAACCATGGAGATTAAGCGAGTGGTTTTACCAGAATATCAAGATTGGAATTGTTCAATAT ATGATAATAAAGACTTTTACTGCGATTTTAGCTGTGGTTCTTGAAGCTTTTGGAGTATATTGTGAAGGAGAGTTTAAGTGGAAATGTGG GTACACCTATATGGCTGTAGTTCTCAATTTCAGCCAGTCTTGGGCATTGTATTGTTTGGTCTTATTTTATGCTgctacaaaagatgaactagctCATATAAAGCCACTTGCCAAGTTCCTCATGTTCAAATCAATAGTTTTTCTAACATGGTGGCAAGGTGTGGCGATAGCTCTACTTTATAGTTGGGGTTTATTTAAAAGCCCCATTGCACAAAGTTTGCAGTTTAaatcaagtgtgcaggacttcATTATTTGTATAGAG GTGGCATATTATCTGCAAAAGGCTTCTATTTGA
- the LOC121980899 gene encoding uncharacterized protein LOC121980899 — MMPAGEQKDTVSVKKVALRELPKESGNIINKLPMNSPIAKEKEFDSNSVKVVTTETVRLTGSKRKQSDCSVTPTSCQTPGKVGPHGNLVYVRRKLETEQAKTGIANKVESPVSRKSNGAVSAAANLDLNQSQESKINSFEANEPALFDPLITSPDGPADICLEEKSSDDLVTQEPPASNGKPPVVTDSVRVNTQNWKERFLQLQKYLENCDQSSQEDYVKMLRSLSAAARSKHAVELEKRAIQLLLDEGKELQRMKVLNVLGKASQQD; from the exons ATGATGCCAGCTGGGGAACAAAAGGACACTGTTTCAGTTAAGAAAGTTGCTCTGAGAGAATTGCCAAAAGAATCTGGGAATATTATCAACAAGCTACCGATGAACTCCCCCATTGCCAAAGAAAAAGAATTTGATTCAAATTCTGTTAAGGTAGTTACTACTGAAACTGTGAGGTTAACTGGATCCAAGAGGAAGCAATCAGATTGCTCTGTAACTCCTACCAGCTGTCAGACACCAGGTAAAGTTGGTCCACATGGAAATCTTGTGTATGTTCGTAGAAAGCTTGAAACAGAACAGGCCAAGACAGGCATTGCAAATAAAGTTGAATCTCCTGTGTCAAGGAAGTCTAATGGCGCTGTTAGCGCAGCAGCCAATTTAGATCTGAATCAATCCCAGGAATCAAAGATCAATTCATTTGAAGCAAATGAGCCTGCTCTATTTGACCCTTTGATCACCTCACCTGATGGACCAGCAGATATTTGCCTTGAAGAAAAGAGCAGTGATGACTTGGTAACCCAAGAACCACCTGCCTCAAATGGTAAACCCCCTGTAGTTACAGATTCAGTTAGAGTAAATACTCAAAATTGGAAAGAAAGGTTCCTTCAACTGCAGAAGTACTTGGAGAACTGTGATCAATCCAGCCAAGAAGATTATGTTAAAA TGCTTAGATCGTTGTCTGCTGCGGCTAGAAGCAAGCATGCTGTGGAGTTAGAGAAAAGAGCAATACAACTCTTGTTGGATGAAG GCAAGGAGTTGCAACGCATGAAAGTTCTTAATGTTCTAGGCAAAGCTTCACAACAGGATTAA
- the LOC121980858 gene encoding protein LAZ1-like isoform X1, with amino-acid sequence MGLIEKLYLNLLSYSTPGWAAAIGGILVVITLFLSMFLLFQHLSSYRNPEEQKFLVGVILMVPCYSIESYVSLVNPSISVDCEILRDCYEAFAMYCFGRYLVACLGGEERTIEFLNRQGGVTSKTTLLQNAFEKGVIKHPFPMNYFLKPWRLSEWFYQNIKIGIVQYMIIKTFTAILAVVLEAFGVYCEGEFKWKCGYTYMAVVLNFSQSWALYCLVLFYAATKDELAHIKPLAKFLMFKSIVFLTWWQGVAIALLYSWGLFKSPIAQSLQFKSSVQDFIICIEMFIASIVHLYVFPVEPYKLMGERITGGVAVLGDYASLDCPLDPDEVRDSERPIKLRLPQPDLSSKNSTAIRESVRDVFVGGGEYIVNDLKFTVTHAVEPMGKGMKNFNKKLHKISENIRKHEKGKLKSKDDSSIGSSLPTSQVRGIDDPLLNGSVSDSTGKKGRRQLRKSGYRSAESGGENSDTGHGRFEVHGGRWITRD; translated from the exons ATGGGTTTGATAGAGAAGCTCTACTTAAATCTATTATCTTATTCCACACCTGGATGGGCCGCTGCTATTGGTGGTATCTTGGTTGTTATCACGCTGTTTCTCTCCATGTTCCTTCTATTTCAGCACCTCTCCTCATACAGAAATCCAGAG GAGCAGAAGTTTCTAGTTGGTGTCATATTAATGGTCCCTTGCTATTCAATTGAATCG TATGTATCACTGGTGAATCCGTCCATCAGCGTTGATTGTGAGATTCTGCGAGATTGTTATGAGGCCTTTGCCATGTACTGCTTCGGAAGATACCTTGTTGCTTGCCTGG GTGGTGAAGAGAGaacaattgaatttttgaacaGACAAGGTGGTGTCACCTCTAAGACAACCTTACTACAGAATGCTTTTGAGAAGGGAGTAATAAAGCATCCTTTTCCAATGAACTATTTTTTGAAACCATGGAGATTAAGCGAGTGGTTTTACCAGAATATCAAGATTGGAATTGTTCAATAT ATGATAATAAAGACTTTTACTGCGATTTTAGCTGTGGTTCTTGAAGCTTTTGGAGTATATTGTGAAGGAGAGTTTAAGTGGAAATGTGG GTACACCTATATGGCTGTAGTTCTCAATTTCAGCCAGTCTTGGGCATTGTATTGTTTGGTCTTATTTTATGCTgctacaaaagatgaactagctCATATAAAGCCACTTGCCAAGTTCCTCATGTTCAAATCAATAGTTTTTCTAACATGGTGGCAAGGTGTGGCGATAGCTCTACTTTATAGTTGGGGTTTATTTAAAAGCCCCATTGCACAAAGTTTGCAGTTTAaatcaagtgtgcaggacttcATTATTTGTATAGAG ATGTTTATTGCTTCGATTGTGCATCTCTACGTGTTCCCTGTTGAACCGTACAAGCTAATGGGTGAACGAATTACTGGTGGTGTAGCTGTTCTTGGAGACTATGCATCTTTAGATTGCCCTTTAGATCCTGACGAGGTCAGGGACAGTGAGAGACCAATAAAGCTTAGGCTGCCCCAACCTGATCTTTCTAGCAAGAATTCCACAGCTATTAGAGAAAGTGTTCGGGATGTATTTGTTGGAGGAGGAGAATAT ATTGTGAATGATTTGAAGTTTACGGTCACGCATGCAGTGGAACCCATGGGGAAGGGTATGAAAAATTTCAACAAGAAGCTACACAAAATTTCAGAGAACATAAGAAAGCATGAAAAGGGTAAGTTAAAAAGCAAGGATGACAGTAGCATAGGTTCATCTTTGCCAACTAGCCAAGTTCGTGGAATCGATGATCCGCTCTTAAATGGAAGTGTTAGCGACAGTACAGGTAAGAAAGGAAGAAGGCAACTAAGGAAATCCGGATATAGAAGTGCAGAGAGTGGCGGAGAAAACAGTGATACTGGCCATGGTAGGTTTGAGGTGCATGGAGGCAGGTGGATCACTAGGGACTGA